Within the Chromobacterium paludis genome, the region CGTGCGACTGATGCACGAAGAGGGTTACGCCTGGCGCTTCGAGCATGTGGACGGCGACGCGCCCCAGGTCAAGCTGGTGGTGTTCGACGACGTCTACAGCCTGCCGCCGGCCCAGATCGAGCGCGCGCGTTTCCACCGCGCCGACGCCACCGAGGAAGAAGACGGCCTGACCGACTGGCAGGCCGCGCGCCAGATCGTGCCCGGCCAGGTGGCGCTGGCCACTTTCGACTACCAGCCGGTGTCCACCCAGCAGGTGGGCGATCAAAGCCGCATCGAGCAAGGCCAGGATGGCGCCGCGCTGCAATCCACCCTGCAGGACTACGACCCGCAAGGCCTGTATTACGCCGGCGGCGCCGAACCGCTCTCCCGCTACGCCCAGCTGCGGCAGCAGGCTTACGACCTGCAAGCCAAACAATTTGAAGGCGGCGGCACCCTGCGCGGCCTGACCGCCGGCCAGTGGTTCCGCCTGGACGACCACCCGGCGCACGAAACCGACAGCGCGCAAGACCGCGAATTCGTCGTCACCGGCCAAACCCTTCACGCCCGCAACAACCTGCCGGCCGACCTGGCCCAGCAACTGAGCCTGGCCGCGCCGGGCCTGCTGGCGGCAGGGCTCGCCACCGACGCCGCTTTGCAAGAGAACGGCGCTGGCAAGGGTCGTTTCCTCCCCTCTCCCCTCGCGGGAGAGGGGCAGGGGGAGAGGGGGCGTCTCGCCGCGAGCGAGAGCCCCTTCACCACCCGCATCCAGGCCCAGCGCCGCGGCATCCCGCTAACCCCGGCCTACGCCCACACCGCGCAGGCCAAACCCACCTCGCTCGGCGTGCAAACCGCCACCGTGGTCGGCCCGGCCGAACCGACGGACCAAGCCGCCGACGAGATCTACACCGACGCCCAAGGCCGCATCAAGGTGCAGTTCCACTGGCAACGGCCGCAGGAACATGCCCAGTTCGGCGCCAACCTCGACGACAAATCCAGCTGCTGGCTGCGCGTGGCCATGCCCAGCGCCGGCGCCGGCTTCGGCCACCAGTTCATCCCGCGCATCGGCCAGGAAGTGCTGGTCGACTTCATCGAAGGCGACATTGACCGCCCCGTGATCACTGGCGTGCTGTACAACGGCAGCCACCCGACGCCGGACTTCAGCGGCGCCGGCGCGCTGCCCGCCAACAAAACGCTGTCCGGCATCAAATCGAAAGAACACCAGGGCGGCGGCTACAACGAGCTGCTGTTCGACGACACCCCCGGCGAAGTGCGCGCCAAACTATCCAGCGAATCCGGCAAGACCCAGCTGAATCAGGGCTTCCTCACCCATCCGCGCAGCCACGGCAAAGCCCAGCCGCGCGGCGATGGTTTCGAGCTGCGCACCGACCAGCACGGCGCCATCCGCGCCGCCCACGGCCTGCTGCTGTCCACCGAAGCGCAGAACGGCGCCGGCGGCAAACAGCTGGCGCGCGAACACGCCCAATCCCAACTCGACGCGGCGCTGTCGCTCAGCCAAGCGCTGGCCGAAACCGCCAGCGGGCAGCTCGCCGACACCATGGAAACCGGCCCCGACGAAATCGGCCCGGACAACGCCAAAACCGGCAAAAAGCCAGATGGGCACCTGCAGCACCACGTCGACGCGCTCAAAGCCTGGGAAGCCGGCAGCAACACCGACAAAGACGGCAAAACCGCGAAAGAACAAGCCGGCCAACAGCCGCTGCTGATCCTGTCCGGCCCGGCCGGCATCGCCTCCCTGACCGAACAAAGCCAAACCGTCTCCGCCGGGACCAACCTGAACCTGGTCGCCCAGCGCGACGCCAACCACACCACGGGACGACGCTGGATTCACAACGTGGGCCAGCACATCAGCCTGTTCGTGGCCGGGGTGAAAGACAAGGTGGCGCTGAAGTTGATCGCCGCCAAGGGCAAAGTGCAGGTGCAGGCGCAGAGCGATGCGATGGAGCTGACGGCGGATAAGGATGTGACCATTACCTCGGTCAAACAGAAAATCCAGTTCAACGGCAAACAGGAAATCCTGCTGACCAGCGGCGGCGCTTATGTGCGCATCAAGGGCGGCAAGATCGAGTTGCACGCGCCGGGCACCGTCAGCTTCAAGGGGGCGAGCCATGATTGGAGCGGCGGAACGAGTTTGGGTCAGATGTTTAATTCGATGCCCGATGCCAAGTTTGATAATAAATACCAAATTCTTGATGAGCATACGGGCCAGCCATTGATAAATCAGAAATACAAAATAATTCGTCAGTCAGGAGAGGCGGAACTGGGCATCACGGATAGCAATGGTTTTACTCATGTTGTCAAAAATCCTGATGTGGCGGAGAAATTGCAACTGCACTTGGTCATGTCAAAAAAGAAGAGTTAAAGGCGAGATGCCTGGCATCAGCAAGCCATGAGAGGAGTGAAGTGATGGGCGCTGCCAATACTGCAGGACAGAGTTTGTATGAAGACTCTCTTAAATCTTCTAACTCTGGCAAGCCTAATGTAACTATCATCAAAGTGCCGCGTAAGATAACTTTATTGACCCCGCTGCATGATGGTTCAAAGAACGATGGGTCTGGAGAAAAATTCCAGAAGGCAATGATTTATGACAATAAATATGAGTTTGCTGTAACGTTGATGAATGGGGATGAGCCTGCGAATGGTGGGCAATATTGCTGGGCTATCGAGTATGAAAGTCCTGACACATCAAAAGGTCAGATGGTCAGGAAAGAGCTGGGAAATCTAGGTAGCAAGGCGAAGATAGAAATCGATGATCCTGATTTTTGTGGTTGTGATTTGACAGTCAAAGCTTATCTGGATGATCCCGATCAGAGCTGTGAACTGGTCCAGTTTGTACATAATCGCTTCCGCTGGTTTGACTCAAAGCGTGTACAGACGCAAGTTCAGGAGCGGATGCAAGAGCCATGGCGGATTGATCAGGGTAGTAGTAGTTTGTGCGGGATGGCCGCGCTGTATTATGTGACGATTAAGAGAAGTCCGGATCGATATAGAAAAATTGCGCATGAGTTACATCGGACTGGGTTGTGCAAGATCGATGATTTTACTATTAAGCCATCTGATTCTATGTATGAGATCAAGCCGAAGGATAGTGATTACGAACACATGAGCATGTGGGAGGCTGACTGGATTGTGCTTGCGGGTACGAGAAGCTCGGAAAGTAATCTAGGGTATCATGGCATTGAGACGGGAAGTTGGGATCAATTTACTGCAATTAACTGGCCAGGAATGATGGAGGGGCTGGTTAAAAAAATTGCAGGCTATGGTAATGCTAGTGCTGTTGGTATTAGCTTGATTGGGACTGTTGTAAAAAAAGCTTTCTCTTATAGTGGAGAGGATGTGTCGCCTGCACTTGCTGATTTGAAGTGTATTGATGGCCTTAAAAGTAAAGGGCATCAAATTCTTCTAATGATAGATGCTAAGATGATTAGAAATAAATCAGGTTATAGTATTGGTGATCTTCAAGAGTCTCATTGGGTTGTATATGAGGGTGGTCTTTTGGATGGTAAAAATCAGGTAAGTTTTGAAGTGTATACTTGGGGTTATAATCCTAAAACTATTAGGAAGTATAACTTGGACGGGGAGCTAAGTGATCCAGCAATAAGCTTGGTGAGACCTCCCAATGGTATTGATAACAGTGCTTTTGAGAGTAATTATTATGGTTATATCGAAGCTTTCTAAATTTGTGATGATTTTTGGCGGCAGTATTTTGATGTCTCATTGTGCTGTGGCTGCTGAGTGCGAAAGCTTGATTAATAAATTTTCCATCCAGCATTGGAAAGGGAGTATTCCAAAAAATGCAGTGCTATATAGATATCAATCGGATGGAAAATTCATTAATCCTGTTCAGGTAAGTAAGAATACTTATCAAGCTGATATTTGGTGGCCCAGGGAGAATAAGACACCAACTTTGATTATGAAATTTTCTGATTATGGGGTGGAGGATTTGCCTGTTGATGCAGATTATAAATTGGTATTGGAGAATATGTATCAATTTAAGATTTCAAAGTTGGAAAAAACAAGAGTGTCGCTAGGCTGTCAACTTGGAGGTGGGAGGGTAAATAGTTGCAAAACAATATTTGGTGGTGAGGGGATTACTTTTAATCGGGAGTGTGCGGAAGTGATTAAGGAGTGAAAATAGCATAGAAGTGGACCTGATAGGTTTTTAGATAGAGGTTCTTTTCAATATGGTAGCCAAACTAAATGAGTCATGACTGTTTGGTGACTATGACAACTTAACAATAGATCGCCTGCTTTTGGGCGAATGTGCCTTGTAAAGCATGCTTGAATCCTTACTCCCCTACTACGAACGCGAACTCGGCCAGCTGCGTGAGCTGTCCGGCGAGTTCGCGCGCCGCTATCCCAAGATCGCCGGCCGGCTGCAGATGGAAGGCGACCAGTGCGCCGATCCGCATACCGAGCGGCTGATCGAGGCGTTTGCGCTGCTGGCGTCCCGCATCCACAAGAAGCTGGATGACGATTATCCCGAGGTGGCGGAAAGCTTCCTCGATGTGCTGTATCCGCATTATCTGCAGCCGATTCCATCCGCCACCATCGTGCAGTTCGAGTGCGATCCGGCGCGGCCGGAGATCGCCAAGCGTTACCGCGTGGAGCGCGGCCAGGCGGTGCATGCGCCGGCCATCAACGGCGTGGTGTGCAAGTTCCGCAGCGCCTATCCGGTGGACCTGTATCCGCTGTCCCTGAAGGACGCGCGGCTGGAGCTGACCAGCGGCTCGCCCTACCTGCGTCAGCTGGCGCCGGACGCGGCAGCGCTGCTGACGCTGGAGTGCCATACCCATGGCGGGCTGACGCTGAACCACATCGGTTTGACGTCCTTGCGCTTCTTCCTGGACGGCGAGCCGGCGCTGATGCACCTGTTGTACGAGCTGCTGCTGTCGCAAGTGCTGCGCATCCGCGTGGGCGATGGCAGCGACGATCCGGCCCGCACCTTCACGCTGCCGGCCAAGGCCATCCGCCCGGTGGGTTTTGGCCGCGACGAGGGCATGCTGGAGTACGACGAGCGCTCCTTCATGGGCTACCGGCTGCTGACGGAATACTTCTGCTATCCGGAAAAATTCCTGTTTGTCGACATCGCGGAGCTGGACAAGGCAGCCGCGCGGCTGAATGGCGAAAAACTGGTGCTGCAGCTGGCGCTGGGCGATTACCCGGACAGCGAGCGCCATCACCGGCTGCTGACGCAGCTGCAGCCGCAGCATCTGAAACTGGGCTGCACCCCGGTGGTGAACTTGTTCAAGCAGCCTGGCGAGCCTATCCGCGTCAGCCATCAAAAGACTGGCTACCCGGTGCTGGCCGATGGCCGCAAGCCACAGGCCTACGAGGTGATCCAGATCCGCAAGGTGGTGCGGGTGGAAAAGTCCGGCGAGGGTGAAACCAGCGAGGAAGTGCCGCCGTTCTACGCCACGCGCCATGGCGCGGAGAAACAAACGCCGCGCTTTTACTGGCATGCCAGCCGCGAAGGCTCGGTGCGCGCCGGCGACAAGGGCACGGACCTGGCGCTGCATCTGGTGGACCTGCAGTTCCACGCGGTGCGCCCATCGGCCGAGGTGCTGAGCCTGGACCTGCTGTGTAGCAACCGAGACCTGCCGGAGCAGATTCCGTTTGGCGGCAGCCAGGCCACGCAGCGCACCGACTTTACCCTGCCGGGCCATTCGGTGGTGAAGCGGGTGCGCCTGTTGCGCAAGCCTTCCGCCACCCAGCGCAGCCCCTTGGGCCGCGCCGTGCAGTGGCGGCTGATCTCGCACCTGTCGCTGAACTACATGTCCATTGTCGACTCCGGCGTGGCCGCGCTGCAGGAAATGCTGGCGCTGTACAACCTCACCGGATCGCCGGTCAACGTGCGGCAAATCCAGGGCGTGGTGGGCATTCATAGCGAAGCGGCGGTGACGCGCGTCACCGGCCGCGACTTTGCCGGCTTTGTGCGCGGCAGCGACATCCGGCTGAAACTGGATGCGGACTACTATGTGGGCGGCAGCGTCTACCTGTTCGCTTCGGTGCTGGAACGCTTCTTCGCGCTGTATTGCGCGCCCAATAGCTTCACCCGCCTGCGGGTGGAGACCGTGCAACAGAATCAGGAGGTGGCGGCATGGCCGGCCAGAGCGGGCGAAGCCCTCGTGATCTGAGGCAGGAGCTGGCCGCCGACGCCAGCCAGTTCGGCTTCTTCCAGGCGGCGCGCATCCTGGGCCTGTCCGGCCTCAAGCGGGCCGGAGCCAAGCGCGGGCGGCTGCCGGAGCGGCTGCGCTTTCGCACGCTGGCGTCGCTGTCCTTCCCAGCCAGCGAGCTGACCGGCTACCAGCCGGCGGAGGAGGGCAGCGAGGCGGCGGACGAGATGACCATCAGCTTCATGGGCCTCACCGGGCCGAGCGGCGCCTTGCCCACCGCGTATACGGAGTTGTTGCTGGAGCGCCGTCTGCGCCACCGCGACGACACCATGCACGCGTTTTTCGACCTGTTCAGCCATCGCGCCGCCTCGCTGTTTTTCGAGGCCTGGTGCAAGTACCGCAGCTGGATCCATGTCGAAGCCGGCGAGCGCGATGGTTTCACCCGCAACCTGCTGGACCTGGGCGGCGTGGGCCTGGGCCAGCTGCGGCAGCAGATGGGGCCGGACGCGCAGCTGGACGAGCGCATGTTCGTCTATTACGCCGGGCTGCTCAGCCAGAAACCGCTGTCGGCGCAATCGCTGGTGACGCTGGTGGAAGGTTTCTTCGGCGTCAAGGCCAGCCTGGAGCAGTTTGTCGGCCAATGGCTGCAGGTGCCGCGCGCCGAGCAGAGCCAGCTGGGCGCGGACGGCTGCGAGCTGGGCCTGTCCGCCTTTGCCGGCGAGCGCATCTGGGACCGCCAAACCAAGATCAAGCTGCGGCTGGGGCCGATGAGACGCGAGCAGTTCAACGCGCTGCAGCCGCACGCGGCCGGCGCGCAGGCGCTGCGTGCGTTGATGCAATACGCGCTGGGCCATAGCCTGGCGGCCGAGGTCTGCCTGGTGCTGGACGCGCGCGACGTGGCGCCGGCGGTGCTGGGCTCGGACGCGCTGAGCCTGGGCGGCGACAGCTGGCTGGGACGGCCGCCTGGCCATCCCGACGATATGCGTTACACGCTGTTGAACTGATAGGAACCCTGCATCATGGGCATCATCAAGCGACTGTTGGGCCGCGGCAAACCCGCCGAGCTGCGCGTGGCGCGCCAGGCGGAAACGCCGCCCGAGCTGGAGGCGGCCGTGGCCGCGCTGCAGCGCGAGGATTGGGGGCAGACGTTGCGGCTGGCGCAGCCTTATCTGGAGGCGCGTTCAGGCCGCTTGCGCGCCGACGCCTACCGGCTGTGCGCGCTGGCCACCGGCCGCCAGGGCCAGTGGGACACGGCCTTTTCCTGCTGGCTGAGGCTGTTCGAGCTGGAGCCGTCGGCCCATAACGCCTTGCAGCTGGCCAGCGTGTCGGTGATGGCCGGCCAGGTGGATAGGGGCAAGGCCTGGATGATGAAGTTTGACGAACTGAACCGCGAGAGCCGCGAGTTTTCCTGCGCCATGGCTTACGCCAATTTCGCCTCCGCCCTGGCGCAGGCCGGCCACGCGGACGAGGCATTGCCTTACCTGACCTGTCTGCGCGAACTGTATCGCCAGCTGAAAATCACCGACGACATGTTCCTGCACCAGCGCGGCGTGCCGTTTTTCGGCGCCTTCCTGGAAAACAGCTGGGCGCTGCTGCGGCCCTGCCTGGACGATGGCGCGCTGCTGGACTGGTACCGCGTCATGCTGGACGACCTGGACGAAGACGGCCGCGCGCGGCTGAACGCATGGCTGGACGACGTCATGCCCTGCGCCGCGGCCAACGATGAATCACCCTGAATCGACCATTCAAATCACCCGCATTGGAAAATCATGTCTGTATCGTTGAAATCGCTGATTGACCGCCTGACGCCCACCGCGCGCCAGGCCATCGAACAAGCCGCCAGCCGCGCCTTGGCCCGCACCCATTTCGAGATCGAGATCGAACACGCCTTGCTGGCGATGTTCGATCAGGACAATAACGGCGCGTTGGCGGCCCTGCGCGCGCTGGGCGCGGACCTGGACCGCGTGGAGCGCGAGCTGGACGCCGCGTTGGATAATTTCCGCAGCGGCAACACCCGCAACCCGGTGTTGTCGTCCTGGCTGCCCAAGTGGCTGGAAAAGGCCTGGCTGCTGGCCAGCGCCGAACACGGCCAGGACAATGTGTCCACGCTGGACCTGATGCTGGCGCTGTGGCAGGACGACGCCTTGCGCGGCGCGCTGCAGTCCGGCGCGCCGGCGCTGGCCAGGCTGGACGCCGGCAAGCTGAAGGGCGCTTACGCCGCGCTGCGCCAGCATGGCAGCGAGGCCGCGGGCCATGCCGCCGCTGCCGAAGCCGGCGAGGGCGAGCAAGGCGACGCGCCGGCCGCGCCGCAAGGCAAGCGCGGCAGCCCGGCCCTGGACAAGTACACCATAGACCTGACCGCGCAGGCCCGCGCCGGCAAGATCGACCCCATCCTGGGCCGCGATGTCGAAATCCGCCAGATGATAGACATTCTGATGCGCCGCCGGCAGAACAACCCCATCCTCACCGGCGAGCCGGGCGTGGGCAAGACCGCGGTGGTGGAAGGCCTGGCGCGCAAGATCGTGCTGGGCGA harbors:
- the tssF gene encoding type VI secretion system baseplate subunit TssF: MLESLLPYYERELGQLRELSGEFARRYPKIAGRLQMEGDQCADPHTERLIEAFALLASRIHKKLDDDYPEVAESFLDVLYPHYLQPIPSATIVQFECDPARPEIAKRYRVERGQAVHAPAINGVVCKFRSAYPVDLYPLSLKDARLELTSGSPYLRQLAPDAAALLTLECHTHGGLTLNHIGLTSLRFFLDGEPALMHLLYELLLSQVLRIRVGDGSDDPARTFTLPAKAIRPVGFGRDEGMLEYDERSFMGYRLLTEYFCYPEKFLFVDIAELDKAAARLNGEKLVLQLALGDYPDSERHHRLLTQLQPQHLKLGCTPVVNLFKQPGEPIRVSHQKTGYPVLADGRKPQAYEVIQIRKVVRVEKSGEGETSEEVPPFYATRHGAEKQTPRFYWHASREGSVRAGDKGTDLALHLVDLQFHAVRPSAEVLSLDLLCSNRDLPEQIPFGGSQATQRTDFTLPGHSVVKRVRLLRKPSATQRSPLGRAVQWRLISHLSLNYMSIVDSGVAALQEMLALYNLTGSPVNVRQIQGVVGIHSEAAVTRVTGRDFAGFVRGSDIRLKLDADYYVGGSVYLFASVLERFFALYCAPNSFTRLRVETVQQNQEVAAWPARAGEALVI
- a CDS encoding tetratricopeptide repeat protein, with amino-acid sequence MGIIKRLLGRGKPAELRVARQAETPPELEAAVAALQREDWGQTLRLAQPYLEARSGRLRADAYRLCALATGRQGQWDTAFSCWLRLFELEPSAHNALQLASVSVMAGQVDRGKAWMMKFDELNRESREFSCAMAYANFASALAQAGHADEALPYLTCLRELYRQLKITDDMFLHQRGVPFFGAFLENSWALLRPCLDDGALLDWYRVMLDDLDEDGRARLNAWLDDVMPCAAANDESP
- the tssG gene encoding type VI secretion system baseplate subunit TssG, producing the protein MAGQSGRSPRDLRQELAADASQFGFFQAARILGLSGLKRAGAKRGRLPERLRFRTLASLSFPASELTGYQPAEEGSEAADEMTISFMGLTGPSGALPTAYTELLLERRLRHRDDTMHAFFDLFSHRAASLFFEAWCKYRSWIHVEAGERDGFTRNLLDLGGVGLGQLRQQMGPDAQLDERMFVYYAGLLSQKPLSAQSLVTLVEGFFGVKASLEQFVGQWLQVPRAEQSQLGADGCELGLSAFAGERIWDRQTKIKLRLGPMRREQFNALQPHAAGAQALRALMQYALGHSLAAEVCLVLDARDVAPAVLGSDALSLGGDSWLGRPPGHPDDMRYTLLN
- a CDS encoding type VI secretion system Vgr family protein, with protein sequence MDLSTLLASFASAFTQDRRQLTLSLGAGSIAAEQLLPLALDGEEGVSRPYRFTVRCLSPDGAIELKTLLGLPARIGIEDAQGGESIRCGVVSQAKLEGADGGFAKYALTIEPPFALLRHRRTSRVFQDLTVPQIIEQILTEHQQANPAFARGQALALQVGQADARSYCLQYRESDYDFIVRLMHEEGYAWRFEHVDGDAPQVKLVVFDDVYSLPPAQIERARFHRADATEEEDGLTDWQAARQIVPGQVALATFDYQPVSTQQVGDQSRIEQGQDGAALQSTLQDYDPQGLYYAGGAEPLSRYAQLRQQAYDLQAKQFEGGGTLRGLTAGQWFRLDDHPAHETDSAQDREFVVTGQTLHARNNLPADLAQQLSLAAPGLLAAGLATDAALQENGAGKGRFLPSPLAGEGQGERGRLAASESPFTTRIQAQRRGIPLTPAYAHTAQAKPTSLGVQTATVVGPAEPTDQAADEIYTDAQGRIKVQFHWQRPQEHAQFGANLDDKSSCWLRVAMPSAGAGFGHQFIPRIGQEVLVDFIEGDIDRPVITGVLYNGSHPTPDFSGAGALPANKTLSGIKSKEHQGGGYNELLFDDTPGEVRAKLSSESGKTQLNQGFLTHPRSHGKAQPRGDGFELRTDQHGAIRAAHGLLLSTEAQNGAGGKQLAREHAQSQLDAALSLSQALAETASGQLADTMETGPDEIGPDNAKTGKKPDGHLQHHVDALKAWEAGSNTDKDGKTAKEQAGQQPLLILSGPAGIASLTEQSQTVSAGTNLNLVAQRDANHTTGRRWIHNVGQHISLFVAGVKDKVALKLIAAKGKVQVQAQSDAMELTADKDVTITSVKQKIQFNGKQEILLTSGGAYVRIKGGKIELHAPGTVSFKGASHDWSGGTSLGQMFNSMPDAKFDNKYQILDEHTGQPLINQKYKIIRQSGEAELGITDSNGFTHVVKNPDVAEKLQLHLVMSKKKS